CGTTGGGCGCGAACAACTGCTCGATTCGTTCCTGACGTGCTGAGGCATCGGTTTCGTTCCACAGATCGATGTAAGCGTGTGCGATTGCGTCGAAGTCACTCATGACAGATCCTCCTGGTTGTCGAGGTCCGGGGGTCGGTTTCCCGGCTGAGATCACTGTGCCAAGAGGATGTGACGTCAGTCGATTACCTCGGAGGTCATGGCGCTGGTTACACCGTGTCGCTACGTTGAGTGGATGACCCAGAGCGCGCAGGTGGGAGCCCAACTGAAATCGTGGCGTGAGAGGCGGCGGCTCACTCAGATGGGGCTTTCGTCAGCTGCGGGAGTCTCGACGAGGCACCTGAGTTTCATCGAAACCGGTCGATCGAAACCCAGCAAGGACATGATCATCCTCTTGTCGGAGTGTTTGGAAGTGCCACTGCGGCAGCGGAATACGCTGTTGTTGGCGGGCGGTCACGCGCCGGCCTATTCGGAAAGTGCGTTAGCGGAAACGCCGATGTCCGCGGTCAGTGACGCCATCAACCGCATCGTCGACGCCCATGACCCGTACCCGGCTGTGGTGGTCGATCACCAGTGGGATCTGATCGTCGGCAATCGGGCGGTAAGCATTCTGACGGAAGGGTCAGCGGCGTTTCTTCTGGAACCGCCGGTCAACGTGCTGCGACTGAGTCTGCACCCCGAAGGTATGGCGCCGCGCATCGCGAACTTGGCGCAGTGGCGAACTCACGTGATCGCCCGGTTGCGCCGCGAAGTCGAGGTAACCGCCGACGCGCAATTGGGCGCTCTGCTGGAAGAACTGCGGACATACCCCAGTGGCGGGGAGTGGCACGAGGACGAAACGAGTTCTCTGTTGGTGCCCTTGCGGATTCGCGCGGGCGAGACCGAACTGGCGATGTTCAGTACCACCACCGTGTTCGGTACGCCGCGCGATGT
The nucleotide sequence above comes from Rhodococcus sp. KBS0724. Encoded proteins:
- a CDS encoding helix-turn-helix domain-containing protein, translating into MTQSAQVGAQLKSWRERRRLTQMGLSSAAGVSTRHLSFIETGRSKPSKDMIILLSECLEVPLRQRNTLLLAGGHAPAYSESALAETPMSAVSDAINRIVDAHDPYPAVVVDHQWDLIVGNRAVSILTEGSAAFLLEPPVNVLRLSLHPEGMAPRIANLAQWRTHVIARLRREVEVTADAQLGALLEELRTYPSGGEWHEDETSSLLVPLRIRAGETELAMFSTTTVFGTPRDVTLAEIAIECFYPSDRETAEFFRAKLQ